Sequence from the Periplaneta americana isolate PAMFEO1 chromosome 5, P.americana_PAMFEO1_priV1, whole genome shotgun sequence genome:
aatttctttaaaaattgccTATACAGTTTCATGCATGAGTTCGCTATAAAAtgtgttataaataaaatttttctgttcTAGTGTTAACTTAACTTATGTGGTGGAATTTTAATAACATACTATAACTAATAATATTAACAGACTGTAACAATACAAAGACTCCTCAGTTATAGTTGCACCCAGTGCTTTTTTCTGGTGGAATGCACcggtaaaaagttttttttttatcgtggAACCGAGAACTGTGTTAATAATCATGTTTTTAAGACAGCTTTTCTTTGAATTCCTCTTAGGCCTAGAAAGTCTTCAAGTtgaacgaaaaggaggttaaaaacgataaAATCCTGTGCACTGGAAAGTAATCTTCTCTCTCTCCGCtatatattctacacagagttccacaacCTTTTCCTCCAGAAAAAGCACTGCTTGTATCACAATTTCATTGTATAATGACAAGCAAGTGGTTGTAATACATGTATCTATGAGCAGGAGAATTATCAATTGATAAAACCAGTTTATGATGTAATCTTCAGCGTGTAGAATCCCCACACAGCTATAAGCAATGTACTGGacttgaaagaaaaatataaacacatttaCTATTTACATTCAGAAAAGCATTAACTTTGAGTAGTATGTAAGCATGAAAATATCACTTCATAAACTGTcgatgagaaaatttatttaataattttcataaattcCGTGAATCAAATTCAATTTTCATCACATGCAATCTGGATGTTGTATCTTACAGTGTCTCACAGCCCATTTCATAATTCTAATCCCTGATAAATGAGTTCTCATCAACTCTAGAAAAGGGAGAATTAAGAAAGCCATGTCAATGAATTACACGAGTCTGTTCTGTTTTTGTTAACTGTTTTTCATTCTTCCATGTCTACGTTACTTCCACGTAAGTCGCATTGTCAGCAGAATGGCTAAACCACAAGAGCATCCACTTTTCACAGTGGTAAAATGAGTTCATTTCCTCGGAAAGTCCAAGTAGAATTAGTGGTGGATAAAGTTTATGTGTGGTGGTACGTTTTTGGAGGATAGGCTACTCTCATTTCACCTACCAAAATTCCACCACTACTTCATTAACCACCACTGCCACATGGTACCATGTAGTTCGCCTCCCATGGTGCACCAATAGAAATTATGCCTATGGTGACTAAAAGAACTACAGTTTTGGTGCATCACACATAGACAGGGATGCTTCGGTGAATGACGAAAGTACCTGCCATTGAAGAGGAGAGGGAATTCAGATCTGGAGTCATTAGAGTTGGAAATGCTCCTAAATTAATCTAACATTTGTCACCTATTTAACTTGAATGTTCTATTCTGAAAGTACTGACTTTTTTCTTTTATCATGTGTATAATAATAGTGCTGCTGTCTTTTGAGTAAAGTACCTCTCTCTTTACATCCCCTATGAACAATTtctgttaaattgtataaaagaaaggaaaattattcGAAATACCGACTccagaatttatttttaattatttgggattTTTTGTGAATGTTTTCACATTAGCCATTAATTTCTATGCAGCTAATGTGTTCTTAAAGAATTTATGGTGGTTACTCCTCCTTAATAATCTTACAAATTAGTTACTTGTACGAACACATATGtatgacaataaatattaattttataaaatatttcattgtattatgaCATGTGTACTATGGGAGCGTTGTCATTTCAAGTAAATGTTGTATGAACTGAGGTCTATTGTATTCGTTATTTCTTATTGAGATTGTGCATGTGTTAGATGTGTTATGGCTGAGAGTGGGTCTGATAAGTTCAATTTGTGCGATGGTTGCAAAAGTCGAGTTGTTGAGTTTTTAATATCTGTAATGGTTttcagagttaaaaaaaaaagtattcgatTTGCCATTGAGTTATTTCTGGGCAATGTAAATGTTCAAATAATGGTGGTGTAATTGGAGCAGACTGGAACAGGAAGCAGTTTCGTTGTCAGAAATGTATGTCAGTTTAAGGAAACAAACAAAGAGGATTTGTGGCTTAAGTTCAGGAGGGTCGTTAACATCATTTCTGTGCTGCTGGAAGTTTATATCCTCCACTTCACATTTAAGGTGTAAGTACTTTATGTGGAAATAATTGGTGtcggttcattattattattatttttttttttgtattcaaaatgttaaaatatgttaatttttgtCATTTGAAATGGCTATTTTTGGAGGTATTATTtcgaatatttattaaaaaaaaccttTGTTGTAATTTTTTCTTGAGATAGAATAAGGATGCAGAATGAATGGTAACAAATTACtgttaatatgaaataaagaaagtaatgattcttttttatttaaagattaatcACTTACTTCGTAGCAATTCTGTTAAGCCTCCTTTCTCGTTCACGATCCAGAATACTTGGTTTCACTCTGCATTTGGACTGCAATTCTCGTTGCTACAAAATAACATGCACATTTAAATACATCTTACAGGAATTTCGCTTCTCCTCCTCCAATCAGTAACAAAAgcatgtgaataataataataataataataataataataataataacaacaacaacagggtggccagttccttttccttttcattgcatacatcgccaattagccacaaattacactaatcagacttcagatgtatacaaacaatactgttcttcctctaacccatatcgttaagtgagatgtactgcctgatatataATAGatgtaatagcagtaatagtaataataataataataataataataataataataataataataactaattgtAGTAGTGGACACAGATCGAGGAGGAGGCCCAAAAATAGATGCCGTGGTGGGATTGTGTTCAACAGGATCCGGAAGAAAAGAAGATTTGGAATTTGGAGATGGAAGGAGCTGTTATAAAGGACAGGGATAAATGAAGGTAAGCCTAGAGGAGGCAAAGGTCTATCATGTAGTACCAtgcaagaagaagaagtagtagtaaataataataataataataataataataataataatgcgactGTGGTAATGGTAGAAGTAGCAACTCCAACGTCTGAATTTTTATAACATAAgataaaaaatgacatattacCTTCCTTTGTGTTAAATGCTCATTTACGGCTGGAATATTCTGCTTGGTATCTCCGTCTATTTCAAAATCTACCTTTTCCTTGTCCACGTTATTTTTAACCTCTGTTAATTTCTTGGCTTTGGATAATACGATAGATCGGCTCTTTCTTGGCTTCTTTAATCTAAGAACTCGCGCCATGGCATCAGCCCAACCTGGGTTAGATTCGCAAACATCTATCTCACATCCTTCATCAAGAGCTGAATCTTCTTCACAATGTTCACTATCAACTGAAGAAAATAAGACACATTATATACTTCTTATTACTAGTAACATTTCCAACCTCTTTCTATGCTACTAACGTATTGATACCGGGCGCGCTTCCGTGCAGGAATAgtggcatttcctctaaggttaaaGCCCAGTTTAGGTGTAATCGAAAATTAGGTGCTagaaaatactgagaataggacgcatgttcatatgacatttttttcgattaatacacacacttAAACTGGACTCTAACCTTAGAGAAATGCCACTGTCCCTGTATGGAAGCGCGCCCCTTTTTTGTGTTTCGTTATGGGTTAAATAAGGGGATAGCTAAATGATATGAGGCCgaagtatgtgacaaggttagtggctTAGTTGAGGGGATATACCTATCTTAGGGCAGAGAAATCTGAAAGTTTTAAATAGGTCTACCCTGTACTTTAAATGCGTTTTCTCTCCCTGTGTAGTATGGGATGGTATCAAAGTTTCACCCAAAAGAATTGGAGTGAACAGGGATGGACGAGAGAAATATGAAAAGTAGAGTACGATAGGATGGTTGTAGTATacctatttaaaaaatgaaagaaaggaatagAAATCTATATGTGACCTGGCAACAGCTTCAACATTTCGGAATGATACACTGTATTTGTATTGTTGCACGTTCTCAAAAGAGGCATGCAATATAGCATAAAGGGGACtacttaaaagaatgtcaaatacAGTAACATATAGCTGTCAGTCGTTGCTGTACACACGTGCATGGACATATCTCACTTTATTACTGTTTTCATATgagatatattttaacataactAAATTGTTTCATGGTATTTACCTGCTTTTGACTCATCGTAGacattttctttttccatttttcctaaTTCCTCCACAAACATTGAATCCCTATTACCTTTATCTTTAATCACAAGACTAGAATGTCTAACCTGACATCTTTGTTTACGTTTTTCGTGAACACTGTTGCCAATATCCAAAGCATCACTTGTAGATACATGGGTACCACCACAAACAAATTCAACAAGCAACAGCAGCTGGTTTTCCAGGCATTCCAAGATCGCTTGTGTTCATGTTCGTTTTCTGGTTTTCGCTGTTCGTCTGTTTTAGTGTTCTGTACTTCTGAGCTGAAGCAGCAAAGTGGAAATTGCTCGTgctaaaacagtaggcctataatgtcaAAATTTAATTGGAAATGTTGAATTTTATAAACGAATTATGTAGAGATAAAAGAGAAAAGGTATGTAAAACGATTTGACATTCGACAATTATTCTCACAAAATATCATGCTGTGCGTGTAAAGTtatttttatagtaggcctacaggttaAAAAGCACTTGTCAAACTTGAAAGTTAATATTCTATTTAGCCTATAGATATTATGATAGCCTACttatgtagattaaattattaaCAGTATTCCTACATGTATCTTGAAATTCTTGTTAGTAGTTTTAGAATTGTAAGATAGTTTCCAGATGTTCATGGTAATTTACAAATGTCTAGAGCTATATAACTACCCTCTAATAGCCATTGAGTTATTGTATACAGTCACTGTATTTTCTTGGATAACGTGCAACATTGTAGGCATACATAAGttatcttatataatataatgctTTTACTTCCAATTTGAACTTATAGAAACGTCATTAAATTTGTTATAACTGAAACACGTTTATTATCACTGATTTTTGTACATTGATCTTGTAGCTACAAATTAGATTGTGAAATATTGTGCTTTCTTGCagtgaatgttttaaaattttgaatttatatttctgtatatTCATACATATCCCTGTCAGGTTTTCCTTTTATTTAAGATACTTATTATGTCACTGATTAActttgcagtttctttactgtgttagctttttaggaaattacctggctgactagtttctaagtgttatccttcattgtccaaagcgtAGTCTtaaacacttcgaaactagtcagcgagGCAATTTCCTAAGAAGTTAACACACTAAAGAAGTtgcaaagttaatcagtgattatataagtgttaaaagtgtatatagaccAATGATGAAAAAAGacatattatgtgtttaattatgTGTATTAACTACACCTTAGCTCTCATATTGCTCCAAGGTATAAAATAGGTATTGGTAATAGGCCTGTTCTATAATTTCAGAGAATGATTGACTTAATATGCCATGTTATTCAGGCACAATGTGTACTTGTTTAACATAGCCATGCACACATTTTAGTActtttacaatttaatataaGTTGTTATAGTATTTATATCCCTTCCCGCCTTTTAAGAGCAAGTAGAAACGTGCAAACTCTACATCAGCAATTAAATACAAAATCCTGTGATATGAACTTCGTTTGTCAACGAAACATTTATATGTATGTCTAGTAATTATCCTTTGATCTAAAATGCTTGAATATGCATTTATTAAATGTTGGTTGAAAATATGTATAAGCCTGTTGCGTATCAGTTTTCGCTAGAAAAGGTCTTAATTTGACATAGcctatgtttttattgaatgacAGTTCCAAAATAGGAAACGTACAGGAATACATTACCTATTGATTTCTATTCTGTCACTATGGAGACTGGAATTTGAAGTGAACCAAGTGATTGATAATTTAATAGACTAGAATTTTGCTCCATTATTGTTTCCTAGTTCATGTACGTGAAAGTTGGTTGAAATATGTTTATTCAGATTTAGGTAGTTTTATGTAAGGTGATCAGTCTCAAGATTTTGGATCAAATTCGAGATTTTCTACATGGTAACATAGTGAATTTCAGGAGAATGATCGAACTTAGCTTGTTAATATTCCTTGAGTGTAAAATTTACTCCATGAATTACTTAGTCATAAATTGTGGTGTGTTCATGAGGTTGGCTACTGGAGATGAGCAACGTATGTTCCCAGGTTTAGGATATAGGCTGTATTCCAATTAATTTGAGAAGATACAATACGTCTTTTAATATAATCTTATGGTTTTATACCGTAAACATAAGTGAGTGACATCATTAAAATAGGAATGAAATTTAGACTGCTGTTTCATTAATTTCTGTATAGTGGAGTGGTGGATTGTTAAGTGCTTATCAAGAAGATATTGTGGCAATAGTTTGTAATATAAGAAGAGGATACATTTagaattaattatgtttaattatatttttaatattcagcTGCCATGATTgtttatctatatatattttttttatgtgcccattcatgtacaaccattattgtaaattgtgtgttattctgtgtctataggcaagccttggaaggtcagatagtaaaaataaataaaattccatAGCGATAGTTCATTGTCTCCATGAGCTATTCTGTTTTGTCAACTTATAtgcaatttttatactgaaaatgaTGTAAGATACGTCCATCTTTCAACTTGTAAAATGATAAATAACGTTGCTGATCAAAATCCTAATATAGTTCATGgcaataacagtaacagtaaaacaTCATCTCCATGCCCCCACTGTGGAAAGCACTATATTAGAATTAAAACCCACATTAGCAGAGCACATCCACAAGTTCACAGACGGAATCTTGCAGACCAACAGCCGTCCACTCAACTAACATTAGTACAGGGAAATCCATCAGCTTCTGATTCACATCAAATGGATGACAACAATGCTTCACAAAATACTTCTCTTCAGAATCAAATGCATAGTCTCTTAGATACGTACAAAGAAGACCTAAATTTTTGGAATAAACACTTTCTTCAAGATTTAAGTAATGATGATTTTGAAACAGCCGTAGAAAACTTTGCTAAGTTCTTATCTGATTCTACTACCTCCTACCCGGTCCAAAGCACCCTGCAACCAAGTATTTTGAAGCTAGGAAAACTAAAAGAAATGCTACGATACAGAGATATTACCAGGAACATTCTAATCCCCAGTGAGCATCTAAAAGGGACAAGGAAAAACGAAAAAATAAGTATAAGTACGAAGAAATTCAGTTCCTATACTAGAATCAACGAAGGAAGGCTATTCGTAAAGTCTTAAATTATGACTTGATAGCTTGTAAACGCAACATAGAGGATGTCGATGCACATTTCCAACTTTTGTACAGATCAGGAAACTGCAATGGGCAGGACCTATAGTCAGGATGGAGAAGGGAAGGATACCAAGGAGAACTTTAGAGGGGCAATATGGAGGAAAAAGACCTGTTGGAAGACTAcggaatagatgggaggatatggtTCAAGAAGATACTACCAGTTTGCTGTGATTGCGGAACTGGAAGGTGGCAGCAAGGGATAGAGAAGAATAGAGAGGAAGAATTGGGGAGGCCATGGCCTGAAAATGGGCCGAAgaagcatagatagatagatgcacATTTCAGATCTGTCTTTTCAACTACAAATGATTGAACACGTGAAACATATGAGTCTAAAGTTACAGATGCCCAGcaattagaaataaattaaacattgagGACCGTATAACTAAACAGGAAATCATAAATGCTGTGAAGAAAATGGCCATTGATACAGCCCCCAGTCCTGACAAAGTCCTTATGAGAGCTATTAAAGACGATTTGGCATTATACATAATCTCTAATATTGCAACAAGAATGCTTCGAACTTCCTTAGTAGGTACCAAGTTTATTTAAAAGGGCTCgaacaataattttatataagaacATTGATGAAACAGACCTGTCTAATTGGTGTCCCATAACAATCTGCTCCATTTTAAGGCGTGTTATTGAACGAGCACTAGACTTTAAATTGAGATCATACATATCCTTCTCAGAGCATCAAAGAGGTTTCACCAGATCACCAGGATGTTTTATAAATACTTTTCTTCTTAGTTCCATATTACAGTCAgccaaagtaaaaaagaaaatgcCACAATAGTGTTCTTGGATATaaaaaaaggcttttgataacaTCAGTCACTCTCATTTGCGAACATCTTTATCATCCACTGCAGCCCCAGAAAAACTAAAAGAGTTAATACTCTCCTTACAGGAAGACAACACGAACTCAAGTAAACATAAACCACCTAAAAAACCAGACCAATAAAAATTTCTAAAGATGTGTTACAGGGTTCACCGTTATCACCAATGCTATATAAGTGAAACAGAGATAGCAAATGCATATGGGTATAACTTAGTTAACGGATTAACTCCATTAATAGTTCTAGGGTTTGCGGATGACACCGTTATAATCAGGAAAGACCGAGATTCCGCTGTTG
This genomic interval carries:
- the LOC138699748 gene encoding RRP15-like protein, which codes for MFVEELGKMEKENVYDESKAVDSEHCEEDSALDEGCEIDVCESNPGWADAMARVLRLKKPRKSRSIVLSKAKKLTEVKNNVDKEKVDFEIDGDTKQNIPAVNEHLTQRKQRELQSKCRVKPSILDRERERRLNRIATKGVVQLFNAVRQQQKMLESHLKEAGSSERKKDKILKSLDKRAFLDVLMGASHSEPVDNPVKLETEIKVEETPVWEVLRDDFMMGKGRLKDWDKTDTPT